In Brevundimonas subvibrioides, a genomic segment contains:
- a CDS encoding acyl-CoA dehydrogenase family protein: MADLDTFRSETRAWLEANCPAECRGPLDNDEDRVWGGRNATFKTPAHKAWMEAMGERGWTAPEWPTEYGGGGLSREEAKVLASEMRRIDAQSPLSSFGIWMLGPALLQFGTEEQKKRFLPEIVRGEIRWCQGYSEPGAGSDLAGLQTRAEDRGDHWIVNGQKVWTSYADKADWIFCLVRTDPDAPKHLGISFVLFDMATPGVSTRPITLISGKSPFCETFFDDVRVEKENLVGTLNRGWDVAKALLAHERTMIGGMGDMGRPMGHVAVDSIGLDEAGRLDEPMLRTKIAELDIDVAAFRLSMERVGDQVKARQVSPAIASMLKYYGSELNKRRHELAMAAGGSDALEWESDRSRKGTAARDWLRTKANSIEGGTSEVQLNIIAKHLLQLPGA; this comes from the coding sequence ATGGCCGATCTGGACACCTTCCGCAGCGAAACGCGCGCCTGGCTGGAGGCGAACTGCCCCGCCGAATGCCGCGGCCCGCTCGACAATGACGAGGACCGCGTCTGGGGCGGTCGCAATGCGACCTTCAAGACCCCGGCGCACAAGGCCTGGATGGAGGCCATGGGCGAGCGCGGCTGGACCGCGCCGGAATGGCCGACCGAATATGGCGGCGGGGGCCTGTCGCGCGAGGAGGCCAAGGTGCTGGCCTCGGAGATGCGCCGCATCGACGCCCAGTCGCCGCTGTCGTCCTTCGGCATCTGGATGCTGGGCCCGGCGCTGCTGCAGTTCGGCACCGAGGAACAGAAGAAGCGCTTCCTGCCCGAGATCGTGCGCGGCGAGATCCGCTGGTGCCAGGGCTATTCGGAGCCCGGCGCGGGCTCCGACCTCGCGGGCCTGCAGACCCGGGCCGAGGATCGCGGCGACCACTGGATCGTCAATGGCCAGAAAGTCTGGACCTCCTATGCCGACAAGGCCGACTGGATCTTCTGCCTCGTCCGCACCGACCCGGACGCGCCCAAGCACCTGGGCATCAGCTTCGTCCTGTTCGACATGGCGACGCCCGGCGTGTCGACCAGGCCGATCACTCTGATCAGCGGCAAGTCCCCCTTCTGCGAGACCTTCTTCGACGACGTGCGGGTGGAAAAGGAAAACCTGGTCGGGACCCTGAACCGGGGCTGGGACGTGGCCAAGGCGCTCTTGGCCCACGAACGCACCATGATCGGCGGCATGGGCGACATGGGCCGCCCCATGGGTCACGTCGCCGTCGATTCTATCGGGCTGGACGAGGCGGGCCGGCTGGACGAGCCGATGCTGCGCACGAAGATCGCCGAACTGGACATCGACGTCGCCGCCTTCCGCCTGTCGATGGAGCGGGTCGGCGATCAGGTGAAGGCCAGACAGGTCTCGCCCGCCATCGCCTCGATGCTGAAATACTATGGCTCGGAGCTCAACAAGCGCCGCCACGAACTGGCCATGGCGGCCGGGGGCTCTGATGCGCTGGAATGGGAGAGCGACCGGTCGCGGAAGGGCACGGCGGCGCGGGACTGGCTGCGCACCAAGGCCAACTCCATCGAGGGCGGGACCAGCGAAGTGCAGCTGAACATCATCGCAAAGCATCTGCTTCAGCTGCCGGGGGCTTGA
- a CDS encoding acyl-CoA dehydrogenase family protein, producing MPLILTEEQTMLKEATDGFLSENAPIAHLRQLRDSRDADGVSRDLWKAFGEMGFAGVIIPEDHGGSGLGAVEAGIVAEGLGRTLTPSPFFGSSILAARILIDAASADQQAAWLPRIAAGEAILSLALDEGPKHQPSRIATTAERSGNGFKLNGAKGFVLDGHIADALIVAARTGAGTTLFLVDPRTAGVEIERTVMVDAHNAARIVLTDVQVDADAVIGEVDGGDKALEGALNLGRACAAACLTGAGDQAFLSTVEYLRGRKQFGKAIGEFQALQHRAAHLFTELELAKAAVLGALQRIDAGADKADLAVSVAKAKAGKVAELAVQEAVQMHGGVGMTDEYDVGLYMKRVRVLNELLGDAGFHAEKLARAGGY from the coding sequence ATGCCCCTGATCCTGACCGAAGAGCAGACCATGCTGAAGGAGGCCACCGATGGCTTCCTGTCCGAGAACGCGCCCATCGCCCACCTGCGGCAGCTGCGGGACTCGAGGGACGCGGACGGCGTCTCGCGCGACCTGTGGAAGGCGTTCGGAGAGATGGGCTTCGCCGGCGTCATCATCCCGGAGGACCACGGCGGCTCCGGGCTCGGCGCGGTCGAGGCGGGGATCGTAGCCGAGGGGCTGGGCCGGACCCTGACGCCGTCGCCCTTCTTCGGGTCGTCGATCCTGGCCGCCCGCATCCTGATCGATGCGGCATCGGCCGATCAGCAGGCCGCCTGGCTGCCGAGGATCGCGGCGGGCGAGGCCATTCTGTCGCTGGCGCTGGACGAAGGCCCCAAGCACCAGCCGTCCCGCATCGCCACCACCGCCGAGCGCAGCGGCAACGGCTTCAAACTGAACGGGGCCAAGGGCTTCGTGCTGGACGGCCATATCGCCGACGCCCTGATCGTGGCGGCCAGGACCGGGGCGGGCACGACCCTGTTCCTCGTCGATCCCAGGACGGCGGGCGTGGAGATCGAGCGCACCGTCATGGTCGACGCCCACAACGCCGCCCGGATCGTCCTGACCGACGTCCAGGTCGACGCCGACGCCGTGATCGGTGAGGTCGATGGCGGGGACAAGGCGCTCGAGGGTGCCCTGAACCTCGGCCGCGCCTGCGCCGCCGCCTGCCTGACCGGCGCCGGGGATCAGGCCTTCCTCTCGACCGTCGAATACCTGCGCGGACGCAAGCAGTTCGGCAAGGCGATCGGCGAGTTCCAGGCCCTTCAGCACCGCGCTGCCCATCTGTTCACCGAGCTGGAACTGGCCAAGGCGGCCGTGCTGGGGGCCCTGCAGCGGATCGACGCCGGGGCCGACAAGGCCGACCTCGCTGTCTCGGTCGCCAAGGCCAAGGCCGGCAAGGTCGCCGAACTGGCCGTCCAGGAAGCCGTCCAGATGCACGGCGGCGTCGGCATGACCGATGAATACGACGTCGGCCTCTATATGAAGCGGGTCCGTGTACTGAACGAACTGCTCGGCGACGCCGGGTTCCACGCCGAAAAACTGGCGAGGGCGGGAGGGTACTGA
- the hmgA gene encoding homogentisate 1,2-dioxygenase, whose protein sequence is MTLNSATYLTGFGNHFATEAVPGALPVGRNSPQKTPMGLYAEQLSGTAFTAPRAENRRSWLYRLRPSAQHPAYRPFDRGLIRSGPFHDAPPSPNRMRWDPLPIPTAPTDWVEGLVTYGGNGDAEAQTGVGIHLYAANRSMVDRVFYCADGELLIVPQEGSQTFVTEFGRIDADPGHIVVIPRGVRFRVEVSGPVRGYVCETYGAPFRLPDLGPIGSNGLANPRDFETPVAAFEDVDRPTECIQKFAGRLWTTTFAHSPLDVVAWHGNNAPYRWDTARFNTINTVSFDHPDPSIFTVLTSPSDTPGTANCDFVIFPPRWMVAEDTFRPPWFHRNVMSEFMGLVTGAYDAKEGGFAPGGASLHNAMSGHGPDQASYDKAVAAELRPHRLENTLAFMFETRLPIRTTEWAQTTPTMQLDYDDVWTGFAKGDVSHKG, encoded by the coding sequence ATGACGCTGAACAGCGCGACCTACCTGACCGGCTTCGGCAATCATTTCGCGACCGAGGCGGTCCCCGGTGCCCTGCCGGTCGGCCGCAACTCGCCGCAGAAGACGCCGATGGGCCTGTATGCGGAGCAGCTCAGCGGCACCGCCTTCACGGCGCCGAGGGCCGAGAACCGCCGCAGCTGGCTCTATCGCCTTCGCCCCTCGGCCCAGCATCCGGCCTATCGGCCCTTCGATCGGGGCCTGATCCGCTCCGGCCCCTTCCACGACGCCCCGCCCAGCCCCAACCGCATGCGCTGGGACCCCCTGCCGATCCCGACCGCCCCCACCGACTGGGTGGAGGGCCTCGTCACCTATGGCGGCAACGGCGACGCGGAGGCCCAGACCGGCGTGGGCATTCACCTCTATGCTGCCAACCGCTCGATGGTGGACCGGGTCTTCTATTGTGCCGACGGCGAGCTGCTGATCGTCCCGCAGGAGGGATCCCAGACCTTCGTCACCGAGTTCGGCCGCATCGATGCGGACCCCGGCCACATCGTCGTCATCCCGCGCGGCGTCCGCTTCCGCGTCGAGGTGAGCGGGCCGGTGCGCGGCTATGTCTGCGAGACCTATGGCGCGCCCTTCCGCCTGCCGGATCTCGGCCCCATCGGTTCCAACGGCCTGGCCAATCCGCGCGATTTCGAGACGCCCGTCGCCGCCTTCGAGGATGTCGATCGCCCGACCGAATGCATCCAGAAGTTCGCCGGGCGTCTGTGGACCACGACCTTCGCCCACAGCCCGCTGGACGTCGTCGCCTGGCACGGCAACAACGCGCCGTATCGCTGGGACACCGCCCGGTTCAACACCATCAACACGGTCAGCTTCGACCACCCGGATCCGTCGATCTTCACCGTCCTGACCAGCCCCTCGGATACGCCCGGCACCGCCAACTGCGATTTCGTGATCTTCCCGCCGCGCTGGATGGTGGCCGAGGACACCTTCCGCCCGCCGTGGTTCCACCGGAACGTCATGAGCGAGTTCATGGGCCTGGTGACCGGGGCCTATGACGCCAAGGAGGGCGGCTTCGCCCCCGGCGGCGCCTCGCTGCACAACGCCATGAGCGGCCACGGCCCCGATCAGGCCAGCTATGACAAGGCGGTCGCCGCCGAGCTCAGGCCGCACAGGCTGGAAAACACCCTGGCCTTCATGTTCGAGACACGGCTTCCGATCCGCACCACGGAATGGGCGCAAACGACCCCGACGATGCAGCTCGACTACGACGACGTCTGGACCGGGTTCGCGAAGGGCGACGTCTCGCACAAGGGATAA
- a CDS encoding cation diffusion facilitator family transporter, which translates to MAHDHAHPHHDHDHDHSGHTHGHAGHAHGGHGHAHGPVDTGDWRYGVGLIINLAFVACEFGAGLFSGSTALLADAGHNLSDVLGLAMAGGAAVLARRAAGSQLTYGFGKATILAALANALLLIFACGAIAFEAVQRLSEPAPVQSGVVMIVAGIGFVINLATALLFMRDQHSDLNARGAYLHMLSDAAVSIGVVIAGGVIMMTGWSILDPLVSIVIVAVILWGTWGLLKDSVGLAMDAAPASVDVAAVRSALAGLPGVTAVHDLHIWGMSTTRTALTAHLVHDRGDPRALLLEAQTLARSRFGIGHTTLQLETDVMPDCPDC; encoded by the coding sequence ATGGCTCACGACCACGCGCACCCTCACCACGACCACGACCACGACCACAGTGGTCACACCCATGGGCACGCGGGGCACGCCCACGGCGGACATGGACATGCGCACGGTCCGGTCGACACGGGCGACTGGCGCTATGGCGTCGGGCTGATCATCAATCTGGCCTTTGTGGCGTGCGAGTTCGGGGCCGGGCTGTTCAGCGGCTCGACGGCGCTGCTGGCGGACGCGGGGCACAATCTGTCGGACGTGCTGGGTCTGGCCATGGCAGGCGGGGCGGCGGTGCTGGCGAGGCGCGCGGCGGGCAGCCAGCTGACCTATGGCTTCGGCAAGGCGACCATCCTGGCGGCGCTGGCCAATGCCCTGCTGCTGATCTTCGCCTGCGGGGCCATCGCCTTCGAGGCGGTGCAGCGACTGTCAGAGCCCGCGCCGGTCCAGTCGGGCGTCGTCATGATCGTGGCAGGCATCGGTTTCGTCATCAACCTGGCCACGGCGCTGCTGTTCATGCGGGACCAGCATTCGGACCTGAATGCGCGCGGGGCCTATCTGCACATGCTGTCGGACGCGGCGGTGTCGATCGGGGTGGTGATCGCAGGCGGGGTCATCATGATGACCGGATGGTCGATCCTGGATCCGCTGGTATCCATCGTCATCGTGGCGGTGATCCTGTGGGGCACCTGGGGCCTGCTGAAGGATTCTGTCGGCCTGGCGATGGACGCGGCCCCCGCCTCGGTGGATGTGGCCGCGGTCCGGTCGGCCCTGGCCGGGCTGCCGGGCGTCACGGCTGTGCACGACCTGCACATCTGGGGGATGTCGACGACCCGGACGGCGCTGACGGCGCATCTGGTCCACGACCGGGGTGATCCGCGGGCCCTGCTGCTGGAAGCCCAGACCCTGGCGCGCAGCCGCTTCGGCATCGGCCACACGACCCTGCAGCTGGAAACCGACGTGATGCCGGACTGCCCGGACTGCTAG
- a CDS encoding SAM-dependent methyltransferase yields the protein MTQTEAGGATDRRVTAARRIVAHVAEHLQADLSLRLWTGEVLPLGPKARDDIQIVVARPSAVRRLLLKPGLMTLFEMFGTGDLRVEGGSPLDAADRWDHGRAIHLASRLDKVLMAKEALPFLLGGSDAEATQLPAWDTTGNDGIGAEKAGRSDQDFIQFHYDVGNDFYALFLDPEMVYSSAYFTRHDATLEAAQEEKLHRICRKLRLQPGQRLLDVGCGWAGLSCWAAKHYGVTVHGVTLSQAQLDFGRAKVEREGLSDRITLELKDYRNVEGEYDAISQVEMFEHVGFANHERHFLEMKRLLKPGGLYFHQASVRRGGQDPIRPTDTTKVITRFIFPGGELDTIGMTVTNLGRLGFETLDVEDMREHFELTLKHWEDRLYARREEAYALVGEARTRLWLIYFALFKKGFERGSVLVYQTVAQKRRPGPSGLPLDRASLYR from the coding sequence ATGACCCAGACTGAAGCCGGCGGCGCGACCGACCGCCGCGTGACCGCCGCCCGCCGGATCGTCGCCCATGTGGCCGAACATCTTCAGGCCGACCTGTCGCTGCGGCTGTGGACCGGCGAGGTCCTGCCGCTGGGACCGAAAGCCCGCGACGACATCCAGATCGTGGTTGCGCGCCCGTCGGCGGTGCGTCGCCTGCTGCTGAAGCCCGGCCTGATGACGCTGTTCGAGATGTTCGGCACCGGCGACCTGCGGGTCGAGGGGGGCAGTCCGCTGGATGCCGCCGACCGCTGGGACCACGGTCGCGCCATCCATCTGGCCTCACGGCTCGACAAGGTCCTGATGGCGAAGGAGGCCCTGCCCTTCCTGCTGGGAGGATCGGACGCGGAGGCGACGCAGCTTCCGGCCTGGGACACGACCGGCAACGACGGCATCGGGGCCGAGAAGGCCGGACGCAGCGACCAGGACTTCATCCAATTCCACTATGACGTCGGCAACGACTTCTATGCGCTCTTCCTGGACCCGGAGATGGTCTATTCCAGCGCCTATTTCACCCGCCACGACGCGACGCTTGAGGCGGCGCAGGAAGAGAAGCTGCACCGCATCTGCAGGAAGCTGCGGCTCCAGCCCGGGCAACGCCTTCTGGATGTCGGCTGCGGCTGGGCCGGTCTGTCCTGCTGGGCCGCGAAGCATTACGGGGTCACCGTTCACGGCGTGACCCTGTCGCAGGCGCAACTGGATTTCGGCCGGGCCAAGGTCGAGCGGGAGGGGCTGTCGGACAGAATCACCCTGGAGCTGAAGGACTATCGCAACGTCGAGGGCGAGTACGACGCCATCAGCCAGGTCGAGATGTTCGAGCACGTCGGCTTCGCCAACCACGAACGCCACTTCCTGGAGATGAAGCGGCTGCTGAAGCCCGGCGGCCTGTATTTCCACCAGGCGTCGGTGCGGCGCGGCGGCCAGGATCCGATCAGGCCGACCGACACCACCAAGGTCATCACCCGCTTCATCTTTCCGGGCGGCGAGCTGGACACCATCGGCATGACGGTGACCAACCTGGGCCGTCTCGGATTCGAGACCCTGGATGTCGAGGACATGCGCGAGCATTTCGAGCTGACGCTGAAGCATTGGGAAGACCGGCTGTATGCCCGGCGCGAGGAGGCCTATGCCCTGGTCGGCGAGGCCCGCACCCGGCTGTGGCTGATCTATTTCGCCCTGTTCAAGAAGGGCTTCGAGCGCGGCTCGGTCCTGGTCTACCAGACCGTCGCCCAGAAACGCCGTCCCGGACCCAGTGGCCTGCCACTGGACCGGGCCAGTTTGTATCGGTGA
- the rplU gene encoding 50S ribosomal protein L21, with product MYAVIKTGGKQYRVQPGDTIVVEKLDGAAGDVLSLGSVLMLGGDKGVTLGAPLIEGATVAATLIETRKGEKVKIFKKTRRQGYRRTNGHRQMESVLRITGIDGAGETAKWDGKVDLMTKAEINLRARGLAPRVEAATPVEAEAPAAAAKPAKAPAKKAAPKTETAASTDEA from the coding sequence ATGTACGCGGTGATCAAGACCGGCGGCAAGCAGTACCGGGTCCAACCGGGCGACACGATCGTCGTTGAAAAGCTCGACGGCGCGGCCGGCGATGTCCTCAGCCTGGGCTCGGTCCTGATGCTGGGCGGCGACAAGGGCGTGACCCTGGGCGCTCCCCTGATCGAGGGCGCGACCGTCGCCGCCACCCTGATCGAGACCCGCAAGGGTGAGAAGGTCAAGATCTTCAAGAAGACCCGCCGTCAGGGCTATCGCCGTACCAATGGCCACCGCCAGATGGAATCGGTCCTGCGCATCACCGGCATCGACGGTGCCGGCGAGACCGCAAAGTGGGACGGCAAGGTCGATCTGATGACCAAGGCCGAGATCAACCTGCGTGCCCGTGGCCTGGCGCCCCGTGTGGAAGCCGCCACTCCGGTGGAAGCCGAAGCGCCCGCCGCCGCCGCCAAGCCTGCGAAGGCTCCGGCGAAGAAGGCCGCGCCCAAGACCGAAACCGCCGCTTCGACCGACGAAGCCTAA
- the rpmA gene encoding 50S ribosomal protein L27 — translation MAHKKSGGSSRNGRDSHSKRLGVKKYGSENVLAGNILVRQRGTTFHPGDNVGMGRDHTLFALEHGAVKFTKKANGRCYVSILPANDDASLAQNGAIAAE, via the coding sequence ATGGCTCACAAGAAATCCGGTGGTTCGTCGCGTAACGGTCGCGACTCTCACTCCAAGCGCCTCGGCGTGAAGAAATACGGCAGCGAGAACGTGCTGGCCGGCAACATCCTGGTGCGTCAGCGCGGCACGACCTTCCACCCCGGCGACAACGTCGGCATGGGCCGTGACCACACCCTGTTCGCTCTCGAGCACGGCGCGGTGAAATTCACCAAGAAAGCCAACGGCCGCTGTTACGTGTCGATCCTTCCGGCGAACGACGACGCCTCCCTTGCCCAGAATGGGGCGATCGCCGCCGAGTAG
- a CDS encoding GNAT family N-acetyltransferase: MCVIETSPVIETRRLLLRAPAPRDVSAIAQLANDEAITRNTLRMPYPYGHREAEAFVTDVAAQNPAKANTFLIEHEDLGPVGVIGLFEDADLAPEIGYWIGRPFWGRGFATEALEGALVWAGKRWRRRALMSGHFADNPASGRVLEKAGFLYTGEVRRQFSKARGAPVDTRRMVWLA; the protein is encoded by the coding sequence ATGTGCGTCATCGAAACCTCTCCGGTCATCGAGACCCGGCGCCTGCTGCTGCGCGCGCCTGCGCCCCGGGACGTGTCGGCCATTGCGCAATTGGCCAATGACGAGGCCATCACCCGCAACACATTGCGGATGCCCTATCCCTATGGCCATCGGGAAGCCGAGGCGTTCGTGACCGATGTCGCGGCCCAGAACCCGGCCAAGGCCAACACCTTCCTGATCGAGCACGAGGATCTGGGACCCGTCGGGGTCATCGGACTGTTCGAGGACGCCGACCTGGCCCCCGAGATCGGCTACTGGATCGGTCGGCCCTTCTGGGGCCGGGGCTTTGCCACAGAGGCCCTGGAAGGCGCCCTGGTCTGGGCCGGCAAGCGCTGGCGCAGGCGGGCCCTGATGTCCGGCCATTTCGCCGACAACCCGGCCTCGGGTCGCGTTCTGGAAAAGGCGGGCTTCCTCTACACCGGCGAGGTCCGGCGTCAGTTCAGCAAGGCGCGGGGCGCGCCGGTCGACACCCGCCGGATGGTCTGGCTGGCCTAA